The following nucleotide sequence is from Acidaminococcales bacterium.
CCCCATGTCGCTTTCGCGCTTGCCGCGACCGGGGCGGTCAGGGACGCGGCGTTTGATGTTGAACAGGCGGCGCTTTCGTTGCTGGAGTTTTTGCGGGAGAAGTATCCCGATAGTTTTGCTTGCCGCTATAAATTGTCGCTTACGGCGCTGACCGCCGCCGAAGACGTATTGGCGGCGGTCGCCAAACAAAAAGGCTGTTTGCGTTCCGGCGGCGCATTTGATCTGGAAGCCGCCGCCAAACATGTTTTGACCGATTTTCGGGCCGGGCTTTTGGGCAGGATATCGCTGGAGGCGGTTTAGCCATGGCGGACGGCGGCTAATGTTCTGACTTAAAAAGCATTAACATCAAAACACTTGCAAACGGCGCTGGGAACATCTTCGCTGCCAGAAATGATATCAACCTGACTGCGTTTCATGTTTGCCCAATCTTTTTCAATAGAATTGCTGCCCTAAGAGTAGACGGGCAAAAACAACAGCTTAAGGCCGTGTCTGCGGCACAGGTTTTTCAGTTTCTTCTGTAAACCCATTGCCGTCTGCCGAATATTTTGCGGAAACTTCAATACTTTTTGAGTTAGGGCGCTATTTCAGGAAGGGAATGTTTGTAACTGTTTGCGGGAGATAAATATGCTGCTTTCACAAATAAAAGAGATTTTGGCCGGTAATCCTGCCGCATCCGTGCTGGAAGAACTTTCCCGCGACGGGCGGGCCGGGGCGCGCAAACTTTTGGCTGCGCACAACAGGCGCGAAGGCTTGAAGATAGCTGAACAGGCGCGTGTTTTTGCGTTGTATAAATATGAAAGGGAATTGGCCGCGCAAGGCCATAACCGCGTTGCCGGCGTTGATGAGGCCGGAAGGGGGCCGCTTGCCGGCCCTCTTGTCGTTGCCGCGGCTATTTTGCGGATCGGCTGTTTTTTGCCCGGGCTTAACGATTCCAAACAGGTACCTGCCAGGAAACGGGAAGAATTGTATGAGCTGATTAAAGAACAGGCGCTGGCTTTCAGCATAGAGATAATACCGGCTAAAATGGTGGACAGTTTGAATATTTACCAAGCTACGCTAAACGGCATGCGCAAGGCGCTGCTGTCGCTGCCGTTTTCCCCTGGCGCCGCTTTGATTGACGCCATGCCCTTAACTGATTTGCCTTTTCCAACGATATCATTAGTGCATGGCGACAGTTTGAGCGCTTCAATCGCGGCGGCCTCGATTTTGGCGAAAGTTACCAGGGACCGGCTGATGGAAGGACTTTCCCGGCAATACCCGCAGTACGGATTTGATCGGCATAAAGGCTACGGGACAGGCGAGCATGTGAA
It contains:
- a CDS encoding ribonuclease HII, whose translation is MLLSQIKEILAGNPAASVLEELSRDGRAGARKLLAAHNRREGLKIAEQARVFALYKYERELAAQGHNRVAGVDEAGRGPLAGPLVVAAAILRIGCFLPGLNDSKQVPARKREELYELIKEQALAFSIEIIPAKMVDSLNIYQATLNGMRKALLSLPFSPGAALIDAMPLTDLPFPTISLVHGDSLSASIAAASILAKVTRDRLMEGLSRQYPQYGFDRHKGYGTGEHVKAIADFGPTPEHRLSFEPLRSMFKAAR